From Halomarina ordinaria:
GCGAGCGCACCGCCTCCGACCGCGAGGTACGACCGTCGGCTCAGTTCCGCGTCGTGAATCGTGTCGTCCGTGCGCCTGGTGTCGCGAGACATTCGCTTCGAGGGAACTTCCGGATTGGAACAAGTACTGTGACCACATACTGTGCCCCCCTCCTGATGGTCGGCTACGTGTGTAGTCGGTATTTAGTAATATCGGCCGAACGAGTTACTCATCTAGTACGATAAAACGCCGTCGAGACGGTCGTAGTCCGGTGATTAAACGGTCACGCGAAAACAACTATCAATATGTACTGAAGTCATAGTTAAGTGAAGAGGCGTCCACCGAACGGGTCGTATGGCCCGCAGTGACGGACGCGAGCGACGACTACCGACCGACCTGGCGGTGGTCGTCGCCGCGCTCGTCGCCTACGCGGCGCTCGCGCCGCTCGGCCTCCGGGAGACGCCTCTCGGGGTCGTCCTCGGCCTCCCGTTCGTGCTGTTGCTCCCCGGCTACGTCGTCGTCGCGGCGCTGTTCCCGACGGCGACGGGCGGGGAGGCGTACGCCGACCGGAGCGCGCCCCGACTCGGGTTCGGCGAGCGACTCCTCCTCTCGGTCGGGACGAGCGTCCTCCTCACCGTGGCGCTCGCCCTCGCGCTGGCGTTCTCGCGGGTCGACGTCACGCCCCTGTCGACGCTGACCGCGCTCGGCCTCGCGACGCTCCTCGGGACCGTCGTCGCCGCCGTCAGGCGCGCACGGGTGCGTCCGGCCCACCGCTTCTCGCCCGACGGCCGCCGGGTCGTCGCCGCCGTCGCGGCACCCCTCCGCGCCCGCGGGCGCGGCGCGCTGGCGCTGAACGTCGTCCTCGTGGGCTGTGCGGTCGTCGCGCTCGCCGGCGCCGGCTACGCGCTCGCCACCGTCGACGAGTCGGGCGGGGAGGCGTTCACCGAACTCAGCCTGGAGGACGGCGACGGCACCCGCCTCGCGGACGACACCGTCGCGCCCGGGGAGGCGGTGACCGTCGGCGTCACCAACCAGGAGGGCGAGCGGACGCGCTACACGCTCGTCGTCAGCTACGTCCCCGAGGACGGCGGACCGGCGGTCGAGGGTGACCGCCGGTCGCTCTCGCTCGCCGACGGCGAGTCGGCGTCGAGGACCATCGCGCCGACGCCACCCGGCGAGGGGAGCTATCGCGCCGAGTTCCTCCTCTATCGGGGCGACGCACCCGAGCGACCGGTCGACGAGGCCGACGAGGCCGTCCACGTCTGGGTGGCCGGGGAGGGTGGGCCGTGAACCGCGTCTCGACGTCGGGGTGGCCCGTCGCGCTCGGCCTGGAGGCCGCCGCCGTGGCCACGTCCGTCCTTATCCTCGCCTCGCTCGGGCGTCTCTCCCCGCGGACGCTGTTCGTGAGCGTCCTCCTCGCGACGCTCGTCACGACCGAACTGACCCGTCCCGCCGTCGACCCGCCCCGGTGGTGGATGTGGCTCCGGGGGGCCGCGCTCGTCGGCACGCTGGGGTTCGCCCTGCTCGTGGCGTGGGACCTGCTCTCGCTCGTCGCCGTCGCGCTCTGACGCTTCTCTCGTCGCCGTCCAGTACCGAAGAAAGAGTCACAGCGCCCCGTGAAAAAGTGACTTTCCCTGACACGTCGTGGGGCGGGAGTGTGAACGACGAAGTACACGCCGGCGCGGGGGGGCGACGCCGGGAGCGACTGTCCGTCCTCGGGTTCACCGAACTCCGGCCCGAGGAGTTGCGCGACCCGTTGCTCGCGGCCGACGCGCGCGCCACCGTCGTCGAACTCGACCCCGACCGGGGCGTCCCCTCGCGGTGTTACCGGCAGGCCGTCGACGGGGTCCGGGCGCTCCGGGGGGACCGCTACGACGCGGTCCTCGTCTACAACGGGGCGGGGCCGATGGGCCTCGTCGCGGCCGGCCTCGCGCGCGCCTTCGGCGTCCCGCTGGTCGTCCGCGCGAACGGCGACCTCCTCCGCCAGCACCGCGAGCGCGCCGCCGCCTTCCGACGCGAGAGGGTGTGGACGCGCGCCGTCGCCTACGCCGCCTACGCGTTCGCGACGTGGCTCACCTACCGCCTCGCCGCCGGGGTCGTCCCCGTGGCGACGTCGCTCGAACCGGTCCTCGCGCGCCAGAGCGGACTCCCTCCCGAGCGGGTCAGGGCGGTCCCCGGACCGCTCCGACCGGGGCGGACCCCGCGAGCGAGCGACGGGGGAGACGGCGAGACGCTGTCGGTACTCAGCGTGACGAACCTCGGCTACGAGGGGAAGTACCGCGGCGCGCGGGCCGTCCTGACCGCGCTGGCGCCGGTCCTCCGCGCCCGCGAGGAGGTCGAACTCGTCGTCGCGGGCGACGGGCGCTACCTCGAGGACCTGTGCCGCGACCGCGACCGACTGTTCGAGGGGGGGGTCCGCGAGCGCGTCCGCCTGCCCGGGTTCGTCGACGACGTGGCCGCGTGCTACGCCGCGGCCGACGTCTTCTGCTACGCCTCGGACATCGACGGCTATCCGAACGTCGTCCTCGAGGCGCAGGCGGCCGGCCTGCCGGTGGTCGCCACGCCGACCTACGGCGTCACGGAGCAGGTCACCGACGGCGAGACGGGCGTGCTCGTGCCCGCGACGGACCGCGCGGCGATGCGCGAGGCGGTCGAACGCCTGCTCGCCGACCC
This genomic window contains:
- a CDS encoding glycosyltransferase family 4 protein, whose protein sequence is MNDEVHAGAGGRRRERLSVLGFTELRPEELRDPLLAADARATVVELDPDRGVPSRCYRQAVDGVRALRGDRYDAVLVYNGAGPMGLVAAGLARAFGVPLVVRANGDLLRQHRERAAAFRRERVWTRAVAYAAYAFATWLTYRLAAGVVPVATSLEPVLARQSGLPPERVRAVPGPLRPGRTPRASDGGDGETLSVLSVTNLGYEGKYRGARAVLTALAPVLRAREEVELVVAGDGRYLEDLCRDRDRLFEGGVRERVRLPGFVDDVAACYAAADVFCYASDIDGYPNVVLEAQAAGLPVVATPTYGVTEQVTDGETGVLVPATDRAAMREAVERLLADPDERERLGRNGAERVARENDPAVVGERLVAAVAALVGASLTEGEAEGPS
- a CDS encoding DUF1616 domain-containing protein, which encodes MARSDGRERRLPTDLAVVVAALVAYAALAPLGLRETPLGVVLGLPFVLLLPGYVVVAALFPTATGGEAYADRSAPRLGFGERLLLSVGTSVLLTVALALALAFSRVDVTPLSTLTALGLATLLGTVVAAVRRARVRPAHRFSPDGRRVVAAVAAPLRARGRGALALNVVLVGCAVVALAGAGYALATVDESGGEAFTELSLEDGDGTRLADDTVAPGEAVTVGVTNQEGERTRYTLVVSYVPEDGGPAVEGDRRSLSLADGESASRTIAPTPPGEGSYRAEFLLYRGDAPERPVDEADEAVHVWVAGEGGP